The genomic stretch TCTTATAAcagaaaaaatttttgaattttgcctttcttttccctccttCCTTCATTAGATATATCAATTGATGTTATTTTGTAAATACAAGTCATCGCTCATCATTAAAGAAATTTTGAACagttattttcattaattagttaCTAATAGTTAATGAGTTCTCTAATTACTTAATCATTTGATATTAGTAAAGGAgaatggagggaaaagaaaggcaaatttcaaaaaattttctattcaaaatcacaaaaaacaTAGTAAATATCATGTTAAAAGAGATTACTAGTCTATTTTGTTAAATCTTGTGATtattagtgtagttttgttaCTTATTTGTATTGTTTAATTTAGTAAATATGCACTTTTTGATTGGTAAAATGTGTGTACTAgttgtttttaaattttaattatttttgttcttttattaatacaacttatatacatacataaggggtatttataaaataaaaatttcatctCTCTCCTCaaagtacttttttaatgttactttttctaattggactaattttattattaaaacttaaCCTCAATGAGTTATCAAAActtaacctcaggggaggtttgtatAATTCCGTAAAATTTAGTGGAGGCCagtgaaattattagaaaccttaggagaggtttctgaaattatccccttTATTAATTGTGAAAAACGGGCCCCGTCTAATCCACAGAAGCATGGTACAATGAACGGAGCGAAAGGCAGCCTGGGGCAACACACCTGATGCACGCTCAGGGCACGAGGCCAGGCGCGGCACGCAAATATTTGTTGCCCCCACTCCACAAACTTAACCCTGTCCAAAAACTATCATCATCAGCATGGTATATTCCCCAAACTCCGTTCCTTTCTTGATGGGAGAGCGCTTAATTGATAAGTATGCCTAAATTATCTTTCCACTACATTTCCATTTTCCACCATACTTCTAACTATCCTCATAAACAAGTAAATTGTGCTTACTAATGTTAGTTACGTGCATGTCATCTActcattttaagtttcattaAAATTGGTGGGCAGAACTCTACAAATCATATGGTACTAGCATTTGAATCCAAATTCATTGTCCTCCCTGGCTTTTGGCTATGATTTtaagaacccaaaaaaaaaaaaggaaattaaagATATTATTATATAAGAAACTTAGAAAATATGAGTCCTATATGATCTCATCTATTAGATACTATTACTTATATCTTATGTAGCCGTTGATTACACCGTTGATGTGTTAATGCAGTTATATAATTGCAATCCTTCTGTCACGTCTCAATTCTCACCTTATCCCTAATGATTATAATACAAATAAAACGATTTGCGGTTCTTTAATGTTTTTGGCTAAAACCTATGAGCCAAGGACTTGGGACTTGGGAGAGCATTTCCCATGCATCTTATCGTTTACTATCTTTTAGTATATGCTCCTTACAAGCATGAAGCCCAAAGGTGGCTATGATTAATTGGCACTTTTTTATCTCTCAAAAGTACCCCTCAATATGTATGCTTTTATACACAATCGATATATATACGAGCAGATCTAGATTAATTgtcacttttttatcttttaaaaGTACCCCTCAAGTTATGTATATTTACTAcaagtaatttttttatatactaTAAATATATACGAGCAGATCTAGATGTACGTCACGTAGTCCaatctcaaatttgaaattcactTTTTACATAGGTGACATCCATTTTCACTTGTTAGCTAAGAAATTCACTACCATTTACTATGGActgtcttctttctttttttttttttttttttttttttgttagccAGTGACTCCTGTGATAACGTACATATTCTGAGTATGTCAGAATCACTACTAGAAAATAGAATTAAAGACACTAATTTTAAAACACCATCACCTACAATTTTGTGGGTACATTAGTGATGCAGTTAAAACAAGCACCCACCGTTGTTCTAACATGACGTTCACACCCAAATCTCCCCTGGAATGGAAGAAAAGAACAAAGAGAACTTGGAAAGCAATTcaataaaactgaaaataaAAGGCAAAGAAAAATGAATCCAGACGAACTTTTGGAAAACGTCCCTCTACCATATAAACTGGCTAGTATGAACCCCCAAAGTTTAGTCAGCAGTCGGAATCTTATCAAATTCCTTTACTCACAAGCACCAAAAACGTCCCTCATGTCAGCacgggtttgtttggattgtaaacttatcccaaataatatttcacttgcatcataaacacatttttcaacccacctttttatattcccaatcacatttttatctcacatgcatcacatcacaaaaagtgctacaataattattccaaataatactctatccaaacaaaccgatttcaaaattttgtagaGGGGTATGAAGACTTTAAACAAAACCTGAGGGAGTAAAATGTCATTAtcctttgggataattttagaaatctctcctgaaatttctgaaaatttcacTGAGCTTCCctaagatttgaaaaattacatttacctcccttgatttgataatttaagtaataaaaccttaaaataatattgacttggacaattttttaaatgaatactCAAAAAGGTCCTTGTGGAAtaagttttaatttatttccctatacaattataagattatttactataataataagaaaaaggtgccaaatttttcatgtccacatctactatttgataaacaactataataataataattttattactatAATATGATATTTTTGATAGTATTTTATTAtagatttagatttataagatagaaaaaaaatattgaaataattcatttagaatttataaatttttggaGTAGTgaaattatcataatttagtagtagTTTTGGgctatttctttttcatttattgttaattttaataccaaaaaatagaaaaaaaatcagCAAAAACATTGGATACATATAAATTAATTcgtcaaaaaaatcactaattCGACATTTGATTATATTAGAAATCTAGAGGCAATAGTGGTAGTTTTAcaattttattggcaaaaaattttaaaaaaggaataagaaggaaaaagaataaaaaaataattttaaaactcattctAAGTATAAGTATACCAAATAAGAGAATTTCATTAAACTATTTAAgcataaaattattattttaaataataaggAAGATATGTATACAGGAAAACTCAGCAAAATTATTAGAAACCTGGGGAAGTTTCTGAAATTACCCCTTATCCTTTATAATTTGTTTGACCTGCCAAGTCCCTCCTCCAGTCCCTCCTCCCTTCCATCTATTTAATGCATCAGTTGGCCATTGCACCAATATTGACAAAGATCTTGGATGCATATACAGCCATCTTTTTGATGGCTAAAGTCACATTGCCGCTCTCGTTCCCTTTATTTTGTCACCTTCCTTCGAAACCAGCcatatcatcatcatcatcatcatcatatgCTTCAATATTATTGAGAGCCACCATAAAAGGAAAGCAGAAGGAACCCATCAGTATAATCCCAACTAGCTGGTTTCACGCATTGAGTAAAGGCTCAATCTTTACCAATTAATATCAACCCATGACTCcctcttcttcttttgtttttatgGTAATTTGTTGAGGGAGTAAAGGGTGGTGGTATATATTTGAGTACTATTTTGGCTGTGTTTGAATTAAGTTTTGTTCCAGTGCTATGGATCTTGGGAATTCTTGGGGGAGGACAAGTACTAGCCGTAGCAGTATTGTCAACTTCCACTATAAATCTAGTACTACTTGCTTTTCCAGATACTTAAGTTCACCGTCATCAGCTGCTATCTTGTCTACTGGCAGTTCAATTTCAGTTACCAAAATGGCTTCTTTTAATCCCTCCATTAAACCCTCTTCTCCTTTTTTCAATTCCAGCAGCTCTTCTGCTTTATTTGTCTAAAAAGAGAGCACATTTTGATAAActccttttcttcccttttttttcactttttttccctctctctctctctctcttttcctgaAAAGTTTTGAACTTTATTGGGATTTTGTTTCAAGGAAGCAAGAAAAATGATGTGTGTGTCATTACCTGGGTTGGCTAATCAACAGATGATGAAGGCTACTGCTGTCAATGCATCTTCAACAGCTATGGCTTCTTTGGGGATTTTTAGCAGGTAAATGATGTTTTTAGTTCAAGAAATGAAATGGgatttgtttaattttgatgaaaagtgattaatttgtTATTGGTGTGGATAAGGGGTTTGATGGATATTACTGCAGTTTTCTATGTTGTTGTGATTGTTTATGTAAAGTTGTTGTTAGTGGGTAGAAGAAGCGTTTATGCTAGTAATGCTACTGCTACTAGGCAATCCCCAATAGGCCTTTTTTTCTTTACGATCATCAGGTGTGATTTTGATGGTCATGGTGGTGCATGTTGGATTGGAAATGAAAAAGGGAAGAGGAATCAATTGACTGCTACAACAACTGCAAAGGCACCCAAGAAGAGGAGGTTGAGCATTTCACCTCTGGCTTCTTCTGCTTTGGCAGATAATCAAAACTCGTCTAGAGCTAATTTCTATCAGGAGGTTGGATTAATCTTTCATGATAACGTCTTGGTTTTATTCAAGAATCTTGCTCCTTATGTTTTTGAGCCTTGGTTTAGACCATCACTTCGTGAAATCTATGATGTTGCATTTGGATTTTGCATTTATTAGCATCTGCAATTTATATCATATCGATTTTGGGTAAAAAGGTTAATTTTGATATGTGGGTTATTGTAATTTGATTATTCCATTTTTTCTCTAAAAGATTGAAATTTGGGATCTTTTGAGCTTTAGATATTTGATTGACCATTTGATGCTATTACCTCATACCAGGTGCTTAAGACTGCTAGGGAAAAGTTTACCCAGGAGATATCTTTCCAGTCCAAGGACAAAGATATCTCCCTTGCAAAGGTACTTTACAATCTCCCCCCGCATTTATCTTTTTGTTTGTTATTTAGGTTTAGTGGACTATATTTCAATTTTGCATCTTCGCTAAACCTTTTGATCTGTTGCAAGCAAGTGGAGGActaacttttatttttgcattGTGAAGTTTTGGCGTATTCAATTCCTGGTTAGGTGCCCCTATCCAGTGGCCAGTTGTTACGTTTGTGAGTAGTGTAAATACTAATATAGTTTAGGAGAGGTCTACTCCATGTATTCCTCACTTTTATATATGGAGTATAGGTGCTAGTGTTTCGTTTTTGTCTTgtaatttctattttttgtgTGTAGCAATGACTCTTACATTTATTGTCTCACTTAATTGATTCAAGTAGGCTTTGCTTTATGTCGCTGCTGAAGATGAGGCTTTTATGTCATTCAACCGGGAGATGGATGCACAGTCCCTCCAAAAGGAAAGGAGAGAAACTTTACCACTGCATGATGTGGAAGATTGGGATTGCGTGGAGGCTTTGCCTCTTGCTGGAAAGAGCATAAGTCAGTGGCTAGCTGAGTTGGATGCTATTGCAAAGGAAGTGGAGGCAGAACTAGTTGAAAGAGAAATTGGATGTCATTTGGTTGAAGTTTTGGAGGCTGTAAACACAGTACTATTCAAGTCAAGGGGCTTCAAGAGGTCACCTGTACTGATAGATTCAAAGTGTGCATACTTGCACACAGTATTAAGTTCTGGATGCTGTAGTGGTATGTATACCTTTATACTGCTATGTTATAACatttttgttggatttttgGAATCTGAAGCACATGAATCCTCTTTCTTGTCTCCTTTTCCTCAAACACCTATTTGACTGATACTGTAATTACCTTTTTTGACAGCAATTTTGCTTAGCGTCATTTACATTGAGGTTTGTCGTAGACTTAAACTGACCATTGTGGGATCTCGAGTTGGGGAAGAATTTTTGATATGGCCTCCAACTGGGAACCCTGAGGTATGTTGGTTTTGAAACTCTAGTTTTACTGGGCAAGTTTGGAATGTCATGTATTCTTTTAATGATTCCATATTGCATTGGTAAGTTAGCCATGTATTCTTCAAACTCATCAGACTTTGTTACATCAACCCTTGCCCATTTTGTAGGAGCTATTCAGAGTAACCTCTGGACACAGCTTGTTTGGGGTTGTTAATGGAAAGTGCGTTAATGACCCAAGGTCAAAGGCCTCAGACATAAACAGCAACTCCCTTTCAGGGCTTGAAATTGCAACTAACCGAGATATAATTGGGATTGCTTTGGCCAATTTGATTGTAAGCTCTATCCCCACCTGTAGGTTTATGTTACATAGAATGAGCTAGCTTGTGTAAAATTTTCATATCTCCATTCTGAGATTCCTAAAATTTATTACTTTCTTCTCCTGACCCCCAATAATGTAAAGAGTAACAAAGGCTGAAATATATTTCAGAGGCTTTACTGGAAACGAGCTTCAAGAACAAATCATGGATTGATGCTGACTTCTCCACTTAGGCCTGCTGACAATCCTGATGAGAAATTTAACAATATTGATAGTTCAAATCGTCCTTTGTTGCGTCCACAAGATCTAAGGTACTGTCTTATACTCCATTCCTTGCGACACTATGTCATGTTGCTGGGGCATTGTTGTGCTAGTCCATAATGGTTCACTACAGTAATTTTACACAATTAGTATGATAAGGTGAGGCTTTGGATTTTCAGTGCTAACATGTTTTCCATCAAGAGTAATTGGGAGATGTGTCCTAACAGTTTGAGGTGGATTCCTGAACTTGTGGTAGAAAGATTCCTTCAAGCATGCAATATACCATTTTGTGTATCTTATGATAACCAACTTTAAGTGCATCATTCTGCTtttggaaaataaattttttgaatgGATCTTCTGGCTTCTTCACTTCAATTTGGTATTCTAGCATAGTTTATGACATAAATGGCAGCCAATGTTTGTCGAGTCTTGTATATTGCTATTGAATTGCTTCAATCCATCTCTTGCTGCTCTCATTTCATTTCCTTACTTCTGGAAGCTGCCTGACAACTTCGACCATGAATAATAGGAGAACTAATGGCACTGGTAGAATAAGAACCtttttttatcaagaaaattGCTTGTGGTATTAAGGGCTTCCTTTTTTCCTTAGGTAGGAATGTTGGCATCTTTCTAGACACTGACGGTCTTCGATGAAGGTCTGTTTGATATGAGTAATTTTTATTCACTTGCCCATATAGGAAGAAGGTAGTATCAAGACTGTTGTGCTGTTTTATATggttttttggtaattttctagactaatttaattaattagaGGACTATTTTACTAACTTTTAGCAACCTTTATATTCAGGGAGCTGCGTAACTGTTGCATTCTTGAGGGTCTAAGATAGATTAACTGAACCCTTAAAAAGTGTAAACTTTACAGTTAAGGTCCATGTTGGGAGCTAGTTTCAATAGAAAGTTGACACAGCTAGTCATATTGTGGGTCTTTCACATGTATCTTTGTCCACTCATTGACAACCCAAAAAACCcgctttcttcttttctttgccGTATCTAGAGATCTAGCAGTTCATCAGTAGTTGCATACTTCTCAGCAGCCACCTTCCTACCATCCCACATTCATCACCTAAACAACAGGACAAGAAGGGACGTTATAGGGTATTAAGGCAAGAGGGAAGTAGAGGCTCAACGAATCATGATGGTGTTTAGGGATTTGTTGACTAGACTTCATGATATTGGCGGAGTGATAGGTTAACAAAAATCTCTGGTGatttgagtttttcttttcGCTTTTTCTTAATTAACTTTGCATGGGTAAGCAGATACGTCCCTGAAACCTATCATGTGCTTGCCATTTGACAATTTTCAGCTGAAATAACAGAGTGGCATAAAAGTGAGCTTGTAGGAGTTTATTGGGCAATCTGAGATTTTTAATACGTATTTGAATAACAGGAATTTTATTGGGAAAAGAGGTAATTCTACCTAATCATTGGCCCCACATCTAATTTATTATTGAAATTATTGATGTCACTTGTGTTGTTTTAGCAGCTAGTATCGTTATCTCTTCAATATATCTGAATATGTCTGTAGTTTTTGTTTCTGTAAGATCATGATAGATATAGCATTAGGAATATCATGCCTTGCACAATTAGGGCTGAAATCTGTATTCCAGTTGTAGCTAGTTGAGCTCCTGCAACTTCTGCAAAAACAAATGGGGAGAGGCCTTTATGACATTCTGCATATCTAAGCAGTGGATGCATTAAGATCTTTTGGTTAGAGTCTAATCTTGACCTGAATTATTCAATAAAACTATGCTTTTGATGTGCTTTTATATGTTTACTTTTCAGTTGGCTATTCAATCAATTTTTCACTTCATGCAGGCTTCATATTTGACTTGAGATTTTTTTCCTCCTTGGTTTTTGTGTACATTTATGGCAATAGTCAAGTGCTACATGCAAATCCTCTAGACAAAATccaagaaggaaaagaaattgcAAATCAAATGCATGTAACATTTGACTCTTGTGATAAATGCAATtccttttgtttcctattcCGTGTTCTGGGAACTGCTTAACCACAGCAATCTACTTTTAGTATCTGTTAAACATAGTTGTCCTGCTGATTTCTATTTTTAGCATGTTTGTTGATCTAGATTCTTGCTCTACGAATGCATAGCATATGTTTAATCTGTCAATGATTGGTATTGCTTCTAAAATTGATATTTGGAGGAAGAACCTGACTTTGCTCTTAGGTTGTATATTATAATTACTGTGCATATGATAATAACATGGCGCCTTGAAAACCTTTTAGGCTGGCTATCATGGCTTCGCAAAGATTGCTAATATTGCAGCCCCACAATTGGGCATTGAGGAGAGACTATGGCATGATGTTGTACTATAGTAGGTAAGACAAGTTAATCTGGACTTCTGATTTTAGCTATTTGTTGCCTTGGCATGATTACACTAACTATTATCTTATGATCTGTTGTATACTAGGGAATATGAGGAGGCAGTTCGGGAGCTTAGCATTTGTATGGTCTTTGCCCCAGAAGAAGAGTCAGAAGTTTTAGAACCATTTGTTGAAAAATTACATTTACTGCAGCTTGAATCATCATGGAAATCTTTGGGGCATAAAGGTCGGTTGtcaatttcttgacttgttCCAGGGATGTCCTTTTCCTGAATCATACAAAATACAGCTCTTAATAGAACGGAGTGTGTTCGATTTAGCTGTAATATATTTTACTCCAGTAGATGTACCTGTGAACCATGTTTCAGTTGCATGGCTTTAGCAATTGGAGCGATTAGATCGATGTATATGTATGATATAAATAACTTGTAGAAACTTTGGGAAGCACTTGAGAAATGGTCCAGAGTTATCTATTGACAATTCTCTCAGGAAAGATATTTCTGTTGTGTCCATATATAGCCATACCAGCCATGCAAGTATATTGTATATGTTATTAACCAATTGAGAAGTTGGGGGATGCTGAGAGCCTTCTGTACTCACTTTTAGTCCTTGGTGGGATGTTGGTTTCGTCCTGGCCATTATGTCCTGAAAGTAGCATCTGTTTCTTCCATATTTTACACATACTCCACCAGATAGAAAGTACACTGCAATgtcaatttgacaaaaatagTGGAGCAAATTTGACCTGTCTCTGGACCCTTGAATGATACCAGAATGTTGTAATTTACGCTATCAATCCCTATCCAAACCTGCTGAGTGTTTTGACAAAGGTGAATTAAATGCTGGAGGCGGTAGGCTGGTAGCTGTTGTACAAATCTTCAGTGGTAATGCCAATTGCCAAACTAGAACAGTACTTTATTTATAGCTTGTGATATCATTCAAGCTCTTGTTTCTGCTGCACAGTCCAGATGCCCGTCAACTGGTTAATCATGTTTCAGCCTTACTATTGACCTTTAAGTTCTCATTCTTAGCTGACTGGTGCATCCCATATGAACGATGGCAGAGCTTTCATTAATAACAACACATTACATCACTGGAGCAACTGCAGCTCCTTCATTTTTGGCTAATCTATTCAGCCAACTTGGAAAAGATTGTCTCCAAGCAATATCAGCAACTAAAGTTTAAGGCAAATTTTGCCGAGTGATGCGCCACAAAAATTCCTTCCCTTTTGATGAAGGAGAAGGAACAATTACACAAGTCATTGCTAAGGCTCAGTATGTCAAATAATGCAGCATTGGCCAAAGGATCATCCATATTTTCCAATTTGATCTTCTCAATCACCACCTTGCAGTCAATCTGATTGTATGACTATACTCTGCCAACCATTCTGTCTAGCTACTATAAGAGCTAAACCCGGGCATTTCCTTTCATTGCTAAAGTGAATCAGATTTCTAGACTTCCATATGAacattttaccttttttttttcagagacGATAACTATTGTATAACCTATCTATTCTAAACTACTGGGGAAGGAGAGTCTAAAGAGATTTTGTATTAGGAACTAATAAATACATAGATCTCACTAGATCAAGAGAGTGCTATGGCAcaattcttaaatttttttttccgtaAGTGAGATTTGAACATTTATTTACAGTTCAAGCAGGATCTTAAGACCCACCTTGGTTCTATATGAACATCGTTTTACTTATTCCTCAGAAAACACGAAATAGGTTTTTCTGATTACATTCCACCATCAGGTTTACCAATGATAGGGTACCCCTATACGGCCTTATCAATCATGTCGCCTGTCAATTTCACTTGATGTCATTATCCACTTCCTGGCTTGCAAGATGATGCAAACAAGTGGATAACATTTAGGTGCTAATTAGGTCACGTAGAAGTGATGTTCTGTCACAAGTATCCTATCCTTTATATTAAGCACTATAATAGTAGCAGGTGAAAACAACGTTAATCCACTAATGCAGCAACATGCTTGTCTCTCTCAAATATTGCTTTACTGGGTAGTTTATACAGGCAATTCACCAGCTTTTCTTCATGAGAAAGGCATTTTCATTACTTTCTCGAGCAAATCTTTGTACCCATTTTCTTCTCCCCACGTCACAAAAAGTTATCAACAGCTGCATTTGAGGTCTACGTTCAAGTCAATTACATCAGACAACTACGGTATTGAGATACATTTCATGTGGCTCCTAAAACACATTATATGAACTGGATTAAAAGGATCAGTCATTCTAAAATTAGGATTCATTTCCTATTGCAAATATTCGCTTGTTACATTATCATATTTCAATGGATTGACGTAATTGTGTGTGCATATTTCTATTCTAAAATATTCGCTTGTTACATTATCATATTTCTATTGTGTGTGCATTCTCATAATCAGGGGCGGATTTAAAGGGGGCACTGGGGATTCCTATAATACTTCTATaattttgacataattttaacGGTGCccccagaattttttttaaaaaaaatgtgaaagaaGGGTCACAAAATTTATATCATTCACTTTCCTCCTCTAGTCCTCATTTTCCCCCAATAGGGCCAAGTACCAATTATATTGGTCATTACTTTTGGTCCCACTCCCCAAGTTCCATTTACTCCTCTGGTCCCCATTTCACTTCACAACCCATGGCTCCTCTTCTTCCACACCCAACTAACTACTctttctttttatcacttcatccAATCATCATTAATCATTTACTTCCTTTGTTCCCACTCCCCAATTTCCCCTTCCTCCTCTAGCTCTCGGTTGTCCCCACTCCCCAATATGTAAACcgttatcaaaatataaaaactcGTCGTGAacaattgtaaatagtttagtttgttttcgaaataaaattattattacattaataattttgagtttgtctttttatgtttttaatgGAATATACAtatcatttgtacttgttggtaatttttttttggcttaaaaatttagaaaaagagtagataaaaaattttagtgttatttttgcccccactaagatttttttctggctccgccaTGAGTCATAATGGTGGTGTTTTTTCAAAATCAGACTTACCCCACAtcagattgaaaaaaaaaaactattggAAGACTTTGTAGagaaatgtgaagaaactttggTTAATCGTGattttaaattaatttaagCAATTTAATGAATAGACTAGATGTGGATCATACTATTATGATTCAAGGGCCCGCATAGGACTAAAGATTTTAATAGATATAAGAAacgaatttttgatatttttgtgTACATATATAACGTGTAGATAAAATTAAGGAATGAATGCATGCACAGCCAAGAGGTGTgatataaatttatttttagtaattgcaaaagaaaagtgaaattAGTGGGTATCTAGAACTAAATTCGAATCCAGATCTGAATCACCAAGTTCTCACCAGGATCCAACTTGCTTACAATCTTATCTGCCTCCCTAGTATACAGATGGCAGCTGATCAAATACCCTAAAaaaatctttctttttaaaccTTAACCTGCATTGTTAAATTTTTTACCAAACCCTATCCAGTAAACCTGCTGTTTTTAACTTTCATTACCATATTCTCTTATTTCATGTTCACATTATCCATCGCGTACCTTCTATGTGCTAATCTAAATAATTCAACAAAACATAATTAGCTTTTATCAAACTAAAATCAATGCACATTATGTTAAATCAATACACTAAGTAGAATTTTAAACTTGGGTAGAGTCATAAAGAAATTCAACATTTTATGAAAGGTAAATTTAACAGTCTTCCAAAAGAAAATTCAAACAACTATTCCATATTTTTCAATAAGGAGCTGTACAAAAAACATGATGGAATTTAAACTAAgccattttatttgtttatttcctAATTGTTTTACTTTCTTGTTTTGTTGTCCTGTTTGTTTCTATATTAGATTGACAAATCTCAAGtcaattttttatttacaaTTGTATTTATTTAGGAAATTTAACAATCTATAAATACTATTAGAGTAATAGATTATCACTTGAAGAGTTGAGTTGAGTTGAATCGAGTTATGAAATAGAGGGAAAGCCTCTAATTTGAGAGTTGTGAGTTGCCGTAAGTCAAAAGCTACGACttgatattattattattattgagtTTTAAGTTAATTAGTTTTAAGTGTTTGTTTGCGTGATTATTCTTCTCCTCTTTCCACATATTTTATATGCGTTAGAATTACTTCTGGTGTGCGTGAGGTTTTTGTGCCAATGTAACATGACAAATAATAGTCtacaagatatatatatatatatatgtacgaATTAAACACAAATTAAAGAGAATATGCAAGTTTTATAGGGGTATTAATTCCTCAACAATATACAAAACTAAGGCttcaaaaaattagtttttgttaTTTGTTTGTGCTTTGTATTAATTTGCTTAAAGCTGCCTAAGGCTTATTTTTGCTTCGTGTTTCACAGTCTAATTGATCAAAAGGCAAGTCCTTTTAGGTAGGGGCATGAGACGTCAATCACGAACAGTTTGCATGTGGATTTTATGATAAGAACTT from Coffea eugenioides isolate CCC68of chromosome 8, Ceug_1.0, whole genome shotgun sequence encodes the following:
- the LOC113779059 gene encoding uncharacterized protein LOC113779059 isoform X1 yields the protein MMCVSLPGLANQQMMKATAVNASSTAMASLGIFSRCDFDGHGGACWIGNEKGKRNQLTATTTAKAPKKRRLSISPLASSALADNQNSSRANFYQEVLKTAREKFTQEISFQSKDKDISLAKALLYVAAEDEAFMSFNREMDAQSLQKERRETLPLHDVEDWDCVEALPLAGKSISQWLAELDAIAKEVEAELVEREIGCHLVEVLEAVNTVLFKSRGFKRSPVLIDSKCAYLHTVLSSGCCSAILLSVIYIEVCRRLKLTIVGSRVGEEFLIWPPTGNPEELFRVTSGHSLFGVVNGKCVNDPRSKASDINSNSLSGLEIATNRDIIGIALANLIRLYWKRASRTNHGLMLTSPLRPADNPDEKFNNIDSSNRPLLRPQDLRLAIMASQRLLILQPHNWALRRDYGMMLYYSREYEEAVRELSICMVFAPEEESEVLEPFVEKLHLLQLESSWKSLGHKGRLSIS
- the LOC113779059 gene encoding uncharacterized protein LOC113779059 isoform X2 produces the protein MSFNREMDAQSLQKERRETLPLHDVEDWDCVEALPLAGKSISQWLAELDAIAKEVEAELVEREIGCHLVEVLEAVNTVLFKSRGFKRSPVLIDSKCAYLHTVLSSGCCSAILLSVIYIEVCRRLKLTIVGSRVGEEFLIWPPTGNPEELFRVTSGHSLFGVVNGKCVNDPRSKASDINSNSLSGLEIATNRDIIGIALANLIRLYWKRASRTNHGLMLTSPLRPADNPDEKFNNIDSSNRPLLRPQDLRLAIMASQRLLILQPHNWALRRDYGMMLYYSREYEEAVRELSICMVFAPEEESEVLEPFVEKLHLLQLESSWKSLGHKGRLSIS